From a region of the Mercurialis annua linkage group LG1-X, ddMerAnnu1.2, whole genome shotgun sequence genome:
- the LOC126661894 gene encoding DEAD-box ATP-dependent RNA helicase 39, with amino-acid sequence MAGTSRTLLILTLSSTTKTYCFPFLKLPKPTRLLLGSNYRHLCTTTTIPSATAAETATTLSDPDQAKHSILLERLRVRHLKSPSNTPQPKIQSLPKIAVDVAREKDDSFKKSKREKKIVGSFEELGLTEEVMAAVRELGIEVPTEIQCIGIPSVLDGKSVVLGSHTGSGKTLAYMLPLVQLIRQDEALLGKLMKPRRPRAVVLCPTRELSEQVFRVAKSISHHARFRSTMVSGGGRMRPQEDSLNGPIDMIVGTPGRILQHIEDGNMVYGDIKYLVLDEADTMFDRGFGPDIRKFLDPLKNRASKPDGEGFQTILVTATMTKAVQNLIDEEFQGIIHLRTSTLHKKIASARHDFVKLSGSENKLESLLQALEPSLAKGNRVMVFCNTLNSSRAVDHFLAENQISSVNYHGEVPAEQRVENLQKFKSDDGDCPTLVCTDLAARGLDLDVDHVIMFDFPSNSIDYLHRTGRTARMGAKGKVTSLVAKKDLQLAARIEEAIRKNESLESLTVDNVRRDIARDQITEQKGKKEKMVKLSHQKNKISAEKEKTDKPSYQKNKLNTATVKSSSNRPKTASTATKFRKTSAKPVKGVRVAKSLKTFKKTSSPGSSKRTVSKGSIAVKSTSSKLNVVPLRGRSTSSRSESLRRS; translated from the exons ATGGCAGGCACATCAAGAACTCTCTTAATTCTTACTCTCTCTTCAACCACCAAAACCTACTGTTTCCCATTTCTTAAACTCCCCAAACCCACTAGACTTTTACTTGGTTCTAACTATAGACACCTCTGCACCACCACTACCATACCCTCAGCCACAGCAGCAGAAACAGCCACAACATTATCAGACCCAGACCAAGCAAAACATTCTATTCTCTTAGAAAGACTTAGAGTTAGGCACCTTAAGAGCCCGTCAAATACCCCACAACCAAAAATCCAATCTTTACCCAAGATAGCTGTCGATGTTGCGAGGGAAAAAGATGACAGCTTTAAGAAGTctaagagagagaaaaagattGTGGGTAGCTTTGAGGAGTTGGGTTTGACTGAGGAAGTTATGGCTGCCGTTAGAGAATTGGGAATTGAGGTTCCTACTGAGATTCAGTGTATTGGGATTCCCTCTGTTTTGGACGGTAAAAGTGTTGTGTTGGGCTCTCATACTGGCTCTGGTAAGACTTTGGCTTATATGCTGCCTCTTGTTCAG TTGATAAGACAGGATGAGGCATTGTTGGGTAAGTTAATGAAGCCTAGGCGTCCTAGAGCTGTTGTTCTATGTCCCACTAGAGAGCTATCTGAGCAG GTCTTTCGGGTGGCAAAATCTATTAGTCATCATGCACGATTCAGGTCTACTATGGTTAGTGGCGGTGGCCGAATGCGACCACAGGAGGACTCTTTGAATGGCCCTATTGATATGATTGTTGGGACCCCTGGCAGGATTCTGCAGCACATTGAGGATGGTAATATGGTTTATGGTGACATCAAATACTTG GTATTGGATGAGGCAGACACCATGTTTGATCGTGGCTTTGGTCCTGATATTAGGAAATTTCTGGACCCATTGAAAAATCGTGCATCAAAACCTGATGGCGAAGGGTTTCAAACAATTTTGGTCACTGCAACAATGACAAAG GCAGTTCAAAATCTTATTGATGAGGAGTTTCAAGGAATAATCCATTTGCGTACATCAACACTACATAAAAAGATAGCATCTGCTCGCCACGATTTTGTAAAACTTTCAGGATCAGAAAACAAGCTGGAATCACTGTTACAG GCACTTGAGCCAAGTTTGGCAAAGGGGAACAGGGTGATGGTGTTCTGCAATACTTTAAATTCCAGCCGTGCTGTGGATCACTTTCTTGCTGAAAATCAAATTTCTTCTGTCAACTATCACGGAGAAGTCCCAGCTGAACAGAG GGTTGAAAATCTTCAGAAGTTCAAGAGTGATGATGGAGACTGCCCAACGTTGGTCTGTACCGACTTGGCTGCAAGGGGACTTGACTTGGATGTGGATCATGTCATCATGTTTGATTTCCCCTCAAACTCT ATTGATTACCTTCACCGAACAGGAAGAACAGCTCGTATGGGTGCAAAAG GGAAAGTTACAAGTTTGGTGGCTAAAAAGGACTTGCAATTGGCTGCCCGGATTGAGGAGGCAATTCGGAAAAACGAGAGCTTGGAATCACTCACCGTAGACAATGTTCGGAGGGACATAGCCAGGGATCAAATAACTGAACAGAAggggaagaaagaaaaaatggtgaaactttctCATCAGAAAAACAAGATCAGCGCTGAGAAAGAAAAAACGGATAAACCTTCTTATCAGAAAAACAAGCTCAACACTGCAACAGTTAAATCCTCTAGCAACCGCCCCAAGACTGCTTCCACAGCAACAAAATTTAGAAAAACATCTGCAAAACCCGTAAAGGGTGTTAGAGTTGCAAAAAGCTTAAAAACCTTCAAGAAAACATCGTCTCCAGGCTCGAGCAAGAGAACAGTGAGTAAAGGATCTATTGCAGTCAAATCTACATCTTCAAAGTTAAATGTTGTGCCACTTAGGGGTCGTTCCACTTCTAGTAGGAGTGAATCATTGAGGCGCAGTTGA
- the LOC126661902 gene encoding uncharacterized protein LOC126661902 has product MYGLPSKLRQSRTKNIKFPMARQIYLKQMPLSTSQAGLAAMTVLLCAFALFMCASHSRKWRRLGACYGSSNHDPVIELNNDDIMVRNGVYGVPGRDNNEVMFSGEQRGVPVWQKNILMGGKCQLPDFSGVIIYDSDGNIVPPARNHLRLTWK; this is encoded by the coding sequence ATGTATGGGCTCCCATCAAAACTTAGGCAAAGCAGAAccaaaaacatcaaatttcCGATGGCTCGTCAAATTTATCTGAAGCAAATGCCCCTAAGCACATCACAAGCTGGCCTTGCTGCAATGACAGTTCTCCTGTGTGCATTTGCGTTGTTCATGTGTGCTTCACATTCGCGCAAATGGCGTCGCTTGGGTGCCTGCTATGGCTCGTCCAATCATGATCCAGTTATAGAGCTCAACAATGATGATATTATGGTGAGAAATGGAGTTTATGGGGTTCCCGGACGTGACAACAATGAAGTCATGTTTAGTGGTGAGCAGCGAGGAGTCCCGGTTTGGCAAAAGAACATACTTATGGGCGGAAAGTGTCAGCTACCGGATTTTTCAGGTGTCATCATTTATGATTCTGATGGCAACATCGTACCCCCTGCCCGAAATCATCTCCGACTCACGTGGAAATGA
- the LOC126677058 gene encoding embryogenesis-like protein, producing the protein MHKNSQISLLKLLLRYPFQRSTKPIFPFPLKSHTPSTPTPLLPNSLIPKNLHSVAYPLRQHLNSWPLALSSPRHLSTGSGNDSVPELDVNREVDMINLKFAEAREEIEMAMESKETVYFNEEAECAREAVKEVLHRFEGLLSKLPDSEKAALQRSMGLKIEQLKAELQQLDD; encoded by the coding sequence atgcaTAAAAACTCACAGATTTCTCTTCTCAAATTGCTCCTAAGATACCCTTTTCAACGTTCTACAAAACCCATATTTCCATTTCCTCTTAAATCACACACACCATCCACTCCAACTCCACTATTACCCAACTCACTCATACCTAAAAATCTTCACTCTGTAGCCTACCCACTTCGCCAACACCTCAATTCCTGGCCTCTAGCTCTCAGTTCTCCGAGACATCTCAGTACTGGGTCAGGAAATGACTCAGTTCCCGAGTTGGATGTTAATAGAGAAGTGGATATGATAAACCTTAAGTTTGCAGAAGCAAGAGAGGAGATAGAGATGGCAATGGAGTCTAAAGAGACTGTTTATTTCAACGAAGAAGCTGAGTGTGCACGGGAGGCGGTTAAGGAAGTTCTACATAGGTTTGAAGGGTTATTGAGTAAGCTGCCAGATAGTGAAAAGGCAGCTTTGCAAAGGTCAATGGGGCTTAAGATTGAACAATTGAAAGCTGAGCTCCAACAGTTGGATGATTGA
- the LOC126666076 gene encoding LRR receptor-like serine/threonine-protein kinase RGI5: protein MAKLKNQSFVLFSLILILSTMERTLISVTSLSPDGQALLSLLSAADPSSSSLLSSWNPSSQTPCSWQGITCSPQSRVISLSLPNTFLNLSSLPSQISSLTSLQLLNLSSTNISGSIPSSFGLLTHLRLLDLSSNSLSGSIPQELGLLSSLQFLYLNSNKLSGQIPSQLANLSSLQVFCLQDNLINGSIPSQLGSLISLQQFRIGGNPYLTGEIPPELGLLTNLTTFGAAATGLSGVLPPTFGNLINLQTLALYDTEVFGSIPPELGSCSELSNLYLHMNKLSGTIPPQLGKLQKLTSLLIWGNALSGTIPAELSNCSSLVVLDASANDLSGEIPGDLGKLVVLEQLHLSDNSLTGLIPEQLSNCTSLTALQLDKNQLSGAIPWQIGSLKVLQSFFLWGNSVSGTIPASFGNCTELYSLDLSRNKLTGSIPDEIFGLKKLSKLLLLGNSLSGELPRSVANCQSLVRLRLGENQLSGQIPKEIGQLQNLVFLDLYMNHFSGALPTEIANVTVLELLDVHNNHFTGEIPSQLGELVNLEQLDLSRNSFTGEIPWSFGNFSYLNKLILNNNLLSGSIPKAIQNLQKLTLLDLSYNSLSGPIPPEIGYVTSLTISLDLSSNSFTGELPSTMSSLSQLQSLDVSHNLLHGNIKVLGSLTSLTSLNVSCNNFTGPIPVTPFFRTLSSNSYLQNPSLCESTDGSSCSSKLIRRNGLKSAKTAALISVILASVTILVIASWILVARNHRYMIDKSSGASELSPGAEDFSYPWTFIPFQKLHFTIDNILDCLRDENVIGKGCSGIVYKAETPNGDLIAVKKLWKTKQEDPIDSFAAEIQILGHIRHRNILKLLGYCSNKSVKLLLYNYIPNGNLQQLLQGNRNLDWEKRYKIAVGSAQGLAYLHHDCVPAILHRDVKCNNILLDSKFEAYLADFGLAKLMNSPNYHQAISRVAGSYGYIAPEYGYTMNITEKSDVYSYGVVLLEILSGRSAVEPQVGDGLHIVEWVKKKMGSFEPAISILDAKLQGLPDQMVQEMLQTLGIAMFCVNYSPAERPTMKEVVALLMEVKSPPEEWGKTSQPLIKQSANQS, encoded by the exons ATGGCAAAACTTAAAAACCAGTCATTTGTCTTGTTCtctttgattttgattttgtcaACAATGGAAAGAACCTTAATTTCTGTAACCTCTCTCTCTCCTGATGGGCAAGCACTTCTCTCTCTACTATCAGCAGCTGACCCATCATCATCTTCACTACTGTCTTCGTGGAACCCATCATCCCAAACTCCATGTTCATGGCAAGGCATTACTTGTTCTCCACAAAGCAGAGTTATTTCCCTCTCTTTGCCTAATACATTTCTCAATCTATCCTCTTTACCATCACAGATTTCTTCTCTTACTTCTTTACAGCTTCTCAATCTCTCATCAACTAATATTTCTGGTTCAATCCCTTCTTCTTTTGGCCTACTTACTCATCTCAGGCTTTTGGACCTTTCCTCCAACTCTCTTTCTGGTTCTATACCTCAAGAGCTCGGTCTTCTTTCTTCACTTCAGTTTCTTTACTTGAACTCTAATAAATTATCTGGTCAAATACCTTCTCAGCTTGCAAACCTTAGTTCTTTACAAGTTTTTTGTCTGCAAGACAATCTTATCAATGGCTCAATACCATCTCAGTTAGGTTCTTTAATCTCCCTTCAACAATTTAGAATTGGTGGCAATCCTTATCTAACAGGAGAGATACCTCCTGAATTAGGGCTGTTAACTAATCTGACAACTTTTGGTGCTGCTGCAACTGGGCTTTCAGGTGTTTTACCACCTACATTTGGGAACTTAATCAATCTTCAGACTTTAGCTTTATATGATACAGAGGTATTTGGTTCTATACCGCCTGAGCTCGGTTCGTGCTCTGAATTAAGTAATTTGTATTTGCATATGAATAAGCTTTCGGGCACGATACCTCCTCAGTTGGGTAAGTTGCAGAAACTTACTAGCTTGCTTATATGGGGCAATGCACTCTCTGGAACTATCCCAGCTGAGCTTTCAAATTGTTCATCGCTTGTTGTTCTTGATGCTTCTGCTAATGATCTTTCTGGTGAAATTCCTGGTGATTTAGGGAAGTTAGTGGTTCTTGAGCAGCTTCATTTGTCTGATAATTCATTAACTGGTTTGATTCCTGAGCAGTTGAGTAATTGTACAAGTCTAACTGCTCTGCAGCTTGATAAGAACCAATTATCTGGTGCAATTCCATGGCAGATTGGGAGCTTGAAGGTTCTGCAAAGTTTTTTCTTGTGGGGTAATTCGGTGTCCGGTACTATACCAGCGTCTTTCGGTAACTGTACGGAGCTTTATTCACTTGATCTTTCTAGAAACAAGCTGACAGGGTCAATCCCGGATGAGATTTTTGGTTTGAAGAAACTAAGCAAGCTTCTGCTTCTAGGTAATTCATTATCAGGAGAGTTACCTCGAAGTGTTGCAAACTGTCAATCTTTGGTGAGACTGAGGCTCGGAGAAAACCAACTTTCGGGTCAGATTCCAAAGGAGATAGGGCAGTTGCAGAATTTGGTGTTTCTTGATTTATACATGAATCATTTCTCTGGTGCACTTCCTACTGAGATTGCCAACGTTACGGTTCTTGAATTGCTTGATGTTCATAACAACCACTTTACTGGTGAAATACCATCTCAACTAGGGGAGCTGGTGAATCTTGAGCAGCTTGATCTTAGCAGAAATAGTTTCACAGGCGAAATTCCGTGGAGTTTCGGAAACTTCAGTTACTTGAATAAGCTGATTCTTAACAACAATCTGTTATCAGGGTCAATCCCAAAAGCCATTCAGAACTTGCAGAAGCTAACACTTCTTGATTTGAGTTACAACAGTCTTTCTGGTCCGATCCCACCTGAAATCGGTTATGTGACTAGCTTAACCATCAGTTTAGACTTGAGCTCGAATTCATTTACCGGAGAGCTCCCTTCGACAATGTCCAGTTTGTCTCAATTACAATCACTTGATGTTTCCCATAATTTGCTTCATGGAAACATTAAGGTTCTCGGTTCGCTTACTAGCCTCACTTCCCTTAATGTTTCCTGCAACAACTTTACAGGGCCGATTCCGGTAACACCATTCTTCAGAACTCTCTCTTCTAATTCATACCTTCAAAATCCAAGTCTTTGTGAATCTACAGATGGTTCTAGTTGTTCATCGAAACTTATCCGAAGAAATGGATTGAAATCTGCAAAAACTGCAGCATTGATTTCAGTGATTCTTGCTTCAGTAACCATATTAGTTATTGCTTCATGGATTTTAGTCGCTAGGAACCATAGGTATATGATTGACAAGTCTTCAGGAGCTTCAGAATTATCGCCGGGGGCTGAAGATTTTTCTTATCCATGGACTTTTATCCCATTTCAGAAACTCCACTTCACCATCGATAACATCTTGGATTGTCTGAGAGATGAAAATGTGATAGGAAAAGGTTGTTCTGGCATCGTCTACAAGGCCGAAACGCCTAACGGGGACTTAATCGCAGTTAAAAAGCTTTggaaaacaaaacaagaagatCCAATAGATTCTTTTGCAGCAGAAATTCAAATTCTTGGACACATTCGACACCGGAATATCTTAAAGCTCTTAGGTTATTGCTCCAACAAGAGTGTCAAGCTCCTTCTCTACAACTACATCCCAAATGGTAATCTGCAACAACTTTTGCAAGGGAATCGAAACTTAGATTGggaaaaaaggtataaaattgCAGTAGGATCAGCTCAAGGTCTGGCATATCTGCATCATGATTGTGTGCCAGCAATTCTTCACAGAGATGTTAAATGCAACAATATCCTGTTAGATTCCAAGTTCGAGGCTTATTTAGCAGATTTTGGCCTTGCTAAGTTAATGAACTCTCCGAATTATCATCAAGCTATATCCCGGGTAGCTGGATCTTATGGATATATCGCCCCAG AGTATGGATACACAATGAACATAACAGAAAAGAGTGATGTTTATAGCTACGGAGTGGTGTTGCTAGAGATACTAAGCGGCCGCAGTGCCGTTGAACCTCAAGTTGGAGATGGACTACACATAGTTGAATGGGTGAAGAAAAAGATGGGAAGTTTCGAACCTGCCATTTCGATACTAGATGCTAAGCTGCAAGGTTTACCGGATCAAATGGTGCAAGAAATGCTTCAAACACTAGGAATTGCTATGTTTTGTGTGAACTATTCGCCGGCCGAGCGGCCGACCATGAAGGAAGTGGTGGCATTGTTGATGGAAGTGAAGAGTCCACCTGAGGAATGGGGAAAAACATCTCAACCTCTAATAAAACAGTCAGCAAATCAAAgttaa